One Gemmatimonadota bacterium genomic region harbors:
- a CDS encoding leucine-rich repeat domain-containing protein: protein MIHLKKNRLFNLALLLVGVLFVQGSAPATGAKIGSVAFIGADRPDELIGKWESVISSDEADTTRVLEFYANGRIAYNEKATSHESLKQDLIMDLGADPARIQSVADSLADLKSRFHDALVSDEQVSILEFTGTWGVQGNVIQTVIDNFSLSFNGLQGNDMFAFYETIVPLVVPAEYAFFFDFFLLSLTLLQETFDALIEAQDIFEIGRYSIENDNLVVVQDEGTVRFMRVSERITSDFDGDGTVGFSDFLLFVAQFGSSQGDAGYDVRFDLDGDGTIVFSDFLIFVGVFGTTSETTSLPPPPPPENLDKAALVALYNATNGANWKTNTNWLSNRPLNEWYGVTTDSNDRVTQLVLTSNQLSGLIPSELGNLSNLRGLYLDDNNLSGEIPSSLGNLSNLQVLYLDNNQLSGSIPSELGNLSNLRGLYLDDNNLSGEIPSSLGNLSNLQVLYLDNNQLSGSIPSELGNLSNLRGLRLGINPLSGSIPSSLGNLSNLESLDLYQNQLSGSIPSELGNLSNLKSLWLGYNPLSGSIPSSLGNLSNLERLRLYNNNLSGSIPSELGNLSNLQELWLFGNNLSGSIPSELGNLSNLQELWLFGNNLSGSIPSELGNLSNLQELWLFGNNLSGSIPSELGNLSNLQVLYLSSNQLSGCVPEGLRNVPSNDFTQLGLPFCGS from the coding sequence ATGATACACTTAAAAAAGAACCGATTGTTTAATCTGGCTCTTTTATTGGTTGGCGTCCTGTTCGTACAGGGCAGTGCTCCTGCGACGGGGGCGAAGATCGGTTCCGTCGCATTCATCGGAGCAGACAGGCCGGATGAACTCATAGGAAAGTGGGAATCGGTCATATCCAGTGATGAGGCGGATACGACCAGGGTCCTGGAGTTCTACGCCAATGGCCGCATCGCGTACAACGAGAAGGCCACCAGCCACGAATCCCTGAAACAGGATCTGATCATGGACCTGGGAGCCGATCCCGCACGCATCCAGTCCGTGGCAGACTCTCTGGCGGATCTAAAGTCGAGGTTCCACGATGCTCTTGTTTCTGACGAGCAGGTGAGTATTCTCGAATTCACAGGAACCTGGGGAGTGCAGGGAAACGTGATCCAGACAGTTATCGACAACTTTTCACTGTCATTTAACGGCCTTCAAGGCAACGACATGTTTGCGTTTTACGAAACAATCGTTCCTCTGGTCGTGCCGGCTGAGTATGCTTTTTTTTTCGACTTTTTCCTACTGAGCCTTACTCTTCTTCAAGAAACTTTCGATGCACTCATTGAAGCGCAGGATATCTTCGAAATCGGCAGGTATTCCATCGAAAATGACAATCTGGTCGTGGTACAGGACGAAGGCACGGTCCGGTTCATGCGCGTATCGGAAAGGATAACCTCCGACTTTGATGGCGATGGGACTGTGGGTTTTTCCGACTTTTTGCTATTTGTGGCACAGTTCGGGTCAAGTCAAGGCGATGCCGGGTATGATGTACGGTTTGATCTGGATGGCGATGGCACGATTGTGTTTAGTGATTTTCTGATTTTTGTGGGTGTGTTTGGCACCACCAGTGAAACAACATCCCTACCACCACCGCCACCACCCGAGAATCTGGACAAGGCCGCGTTGGTTGCTCTCTATAACGCCACCAACGGTGCGAACTGGAAGACCAACACGAACTGGCTGAGCAACAGACCGTTGAATGAATGGTATGGCGTCACCACCGATTCCAATGACCGTGTGACGCAATTAGTCCTCACCTCTAACCAGCTAAGCGGGTTGATTCCGTCCGAATTGGGCAACCTGTCTAACCTGCGAGGGCTGTACCTCGACGATAACAATCTGAGTGGTGAGATTCCTTCTTCTTTAGGCAACCTGTCTAACCTACAAGTGCTGTACCTCGACAATAACCAGTTGAGTGGATCTATTCCCTCCGAATTAGGCAACCTGTCTAACCTGCGAGGGCTGTACCTCGACGATAACAATCTGAGTGGTGAGATTCCTTCTTCTTTAGGCAACCTGTCTAACCTACAAGTGCTGTACCTCGACAATAACCAGTTGAGTGGATCTATTCCCTCCGAATTAGGCAACCTGTCTAACCTGCGAGGGCTGCGCCTCGGCATTAACCCGCTAAGCGGGTCAATTCCTTCTTCTTTGGGCAACCTGTCTAACCTGGAATCGCTGGACCTATACCAAAACCAGTTGAGTGGATCTATTCCCTCCGAATTGGGCAACCTGTCTAACTTGAAAAGTCTGTGGCTCGGCTATAACCCGCTAAGCGGGTCAATTCCTTCTTCTTTGGGCAACCTGTCTAACTTGGAACGTCTGAGGCTCTACAATAACAATCTGAGTGGATCTATTCCCTCCGAATTGGGCAACCTGTCTAACTTGCAAGAGCTGTGGCTTTTCGGTAACAATCTGAGTGGATCTATTCCCTCCGAATTGGGCAACCTGTCTAACTTGCAAGAGCTGTGGCTTTTCGGTAACAATCTGAGTGGATCTATTCCCTCCGAATTGGGCAACCTGTCTAACTTGCAAGAGCTGTGGCTTTTCGGTAACAATCTGAGTGGATCTATTCCCTCCGAATTGGGCAACCTGTCTAACTTGCAAGTGCTATACCTTTCCTCTAACCAGCTAAGTGGGTGTGTCCCCGAAGGCTTGCGGAATGTGCCGAGCAATGACTTCACTCAACTCGGCCTGCCTTTCTGCGGATCATAG
- a CDS encoding leucine-rich repeat domain-containing protein, translating into MVHKSIPQGRSVVPFNVLNIALQKGWLLIAFVLFVFVGQASAQSVSLKHNPDAGGIPYRVSGQGTPIIVEVSITGVSNPVNAYQVVFEFDASLLTLSAPGFLVSDQTATLLSLSPAVPSSHTFTFTTRVDVSGREFSIGVSSVALDGVSVSASDVIYFNLPHLYLDTEIESPAENNDALTFAEKRSGDTIAFQLFAPDLAGQQFNAAQLELALQGKTASNYIGSSSSDWSSTVSGNTLNLSSASSVTVSSSGYLGQIDLQVTRALASGETLLVQSASLDNQKLDVYGAVLSFVRAYCPGDFDDNGMINVPDFLLFVGVFGTSAGDANYNARMDMDGNGMVGVPDFLLFVKVFGTTCETTSLPPPPPPPPTSNFDIPDRNLRAVIEDSLGKASGAPITQAEMATLTRLEAPNKNIRDLTGLEFATGLTRLVLGLVYVSGEGRVNSNDISDLSPLSGLTNLRTLSLSGNSISDVSALSNLTNLTVLDLNDNSISNVSPLSGLTNLRTLLLSDNSISDVSALSALTNLTGTLALGDNSISDVSALSNLTNVAELWLNDNSISDVSALSNLANLRDLYLYDNSISDLAPLVSNTGLGSGDDVDVQNNPLSNTSINIHIPALQGRGVRVSFTSPTSTPTSPFDLDDGNDNPTGITYANNRFYVSDILDDKVYAYTSSGQREAGADFDLDDGNDNPTGITYANNRFYVSDILDDKVYAYTSSGQREAGADFDLDDGNSEPAGITYANNRFYVGGALSGRDDKVYAYTSSGQQETSADFDLDDDNSSPAGITYANNRFYVVDTWDDKVYVYTGSEQ; encoded by the coding sequence ATGGTACACAAGTCCATACCGCAGGGAAGATCGGTAGTTCCGTTCAACGTGTTGAACATAGCATTGCAAAAAGGATGGTTGTTGATCGCGTTTGTGTTGTTTGTGTTTGTCGGGCAAGCATCTGCACAAAGTGTGTCGCTAAAACACAATCCCGATGCAGGTGGCATACCTTACAGGGTTTCTGGACAGGGCACACCCATTATAGTTGAAGTTTCGATAACAGGGGTCAGCAACCCCGTGAATGCCTATCAGGTTGTTTTTGAGTTTGATGCATCTCTTTTAACCTTGAGTGCTCCAGGTTTCCTTGTATCAGATCAGACGGCGACCTTGTTATCTCTGTCGCCAGCGGTGCCTTCCAGTCACACGTTTACCTTTACGACGCGCGTAGATGTATCGGGGCGAGAGTTTTCCATTGGCGTTTCGTCCGTTGCTCTTGATGGGGTAAGTGTCTCTGCATCGGATGTGATCTATTTTAATTTGCCGCATCTTTATCTGGATACGGAGATTGAAAGTCCTGCCGAAAACAACGACGCGCTGACCTTTGCAGAAAAACGGTCTGGCGATACCATTGCGTTTCAGCTTTTCGCACCGGATTTAGCGGGTCAGCAATTCAATGCTGCCCAACTTGAACTGGCTTTGCAGGGCAAGACGGCTTCCAACTATATCGGCAGTTCATCGAGCGATTGGAGCAGCACCGTATCTGGGAACACCCTGAACCTGTCCTCTGCCTCTTCTGTGACGGTTTCGAGCAGTGGGTATCTGGGTCAGATTGATCTTCAGGTGACTCGTGCGCTGGCTTCGGGCGAGACCCTGCTTGTGCAATCCGCCAGTTTAGACAATCAAAAACTGGATGTGTATGGTGCGGTGCTATCCTTTGTGCGTGCCTATTGTCCTGGTGATTTTGATGACAATGGGATGATCAACGTACCTGATTTTCTGCTCTTTGTAGGTGTGTTTGGCACAAGTGCTGGTGATGCCAATTACAATGCGCGTATGGATATGGATGGCAATGGGATGGTCGGTGTGCCAGATTTTCTGCTCTTTGTGAAGGTGTTTGGCACCACCTGTGAAACAACATCCCTACCGCCACCACCACCGCCACCGCCAACCTCGAACTTTGACATACCAGATAGGAACCTTCGCGCAGTCATTGAGGACAGTCTGGGCAAGGCGAGTGGTGCGCCAATTACCCAGGCAGAGATGGCGACTTTGACGCGCCTTGAAGCACCCAACAAGAATATTCGCGATCTGACCGGGCTGGAGTTCGCAACCGGTCTGACACGGCTAGTGCTTGGTTTAGTGTATGTGTCTGGTGAGGGTAGGGTTAATAGTAACGATATATCCGACCTCTCGCCCCTATCTGGCCTGACCAACCTGAGAACGCTGAGTCTTTCCGGCAACAGCATTTCAGATGTATCCGCACTCTCTAACTTGACCAACCTGACAGTGCTGGATCTTAACGACAATAGCATCTCAAATGTGTCGCCCCTATCTGGCCTGACCAACCTGAGAACGCTGCTTCTTAGCGACAATAGCATCTCAGATGTATCCGCACTCTCTGCTCTGACCAACCTGACAGGGACGCTGGCTCTTGGGGACAATAGCATCTCAGATGTGTCAGCACTATCCAACTTAACCAACGTGGCAGAGCTGTGGCTTAACGACAATAGCATCTCAGATGTGTCGGCACTATCCAACTTGGCCAACCTGAGAGATCTGTATCTTTACGACAACAGCATCTCGGACCTTGCGCCGCTGGTGTCAAACACGGGATTGGGCAGTGGGGACGATGTGGATGTGCAGAACAACCCATTGAGTAATACGTCAATCAACATACACATTCCCGCGCTTCAGGGTAGAGGGGTTAGGGTATCTTTTACCTCCCCAACAAGTACACCAACCTCGCCCTTCGATCTGGATGACGGCAACGATAATCCGACAGGTATCACATATGCGAACAACCGATTCTATGTGAGTGATATTTTAGATGACAAGGTGTATGCGTACACGAGTAGTGGGCAGCGTGAAGCAGGTGCAGACTTCGATCTGGATGACGGCAACGATAATCCGACAGGTATCACATATGCGAACAACCGATTCTATGTGAGTGATATTTTAGATGACAAGGTGTATGCGTACACGAGTAGTGGGCAGCGTGAAGCAGGTGCAGACTTCGATCTGGATGACGGCAACAGTGAGCCGGCAGGTATCACGTATGCGAACAACCGATTCTATGTGGGTGGTGCTTTGTCTGGAAGGGATGACAAGGTGTATGCTTACACGAGTAGTGGACAGCAGGAAACAAGCGCAGACTTCGATCTGGATGACGATAATAGTAGTCCAGCAGGTATCACGTATGCGAACAACCGATTCTATGTGGTTGATACTTGGGATGACAAGGTGTATGTGTACACCGGTTCTGAGCAATAA
- a CDS encoding GIY-YIG nuclease family protein yields MPENLPKELSWTNFTEKEILNIPEDTAGVYAIAISENDPRWVYVGESSDLQDRIWRHLFRKSDQSRCILEYAPKRVGFKEVSGDQPAREKREAQLIWTKFPYCNKVIPASPPDKRRAVWESHLRSVLGFKKTKIILMSGEKENAVTGQRDTLRVGYLVALTLREGAAPLRCCVGEIAAIDDRGLRMTLLDGSLDRLFISIDLFVPWSNIESCLVSATESHVSDVFLDETAPQWQALMNDKQEDSQE; encoded by the coding sequence ATGCCCGAAAACTTACCAAAAGAATTGTCTTGGACAAATTTTACCGAAAAGGAAATTCTTAATATCCCTGAAGACACAGCAGGAGTTTATGCAATCGCCATAAGCGAAAATGACCCACGATGGGTATATGTAGGAGAGTCGTCAGACTTACAAGATAGGATATGGCGACATTTATTTAGAAAATCTGATCAATCTCGCTGCATACTTGAATACGCCCCAAAACGTGTTGGGTTTAAAGAAGTCAGTGGCGACCAGCCTGCAAGAGAAAAGCGCGAGGCCCAGCTAATATGGACAAAATTTCCTTATTGTAACAAGGTAATACCCGCCTCTCCTCCAGACAAACGCAGAGCCGTATGGGAAAGCCATTTGCGAAGCGTGTTGGGATTTAAAAAAACAAAGATAATATTGATGTCAGGAGAAAAGGAAAATGCTGTAACCGGCCAAAGGGACACATTGCGTGTCGGGTATCTGGTCGCCCTAACGTTGCGGGAAGGGGCTGCGCCGCTTCGGTGCTGTGTGGGCGAGATTGCGGCCATAGATGATCGGGGTTTGCGGATGACGCTCTTGGATGGGTCTTTGGACAGATTATTTATAAGCATTGACTTATTCGTGCCCTGGTCAAACATCGAGTCCTGCTTGGTTTCCGCAACAGAGAGCCATGTCTCAGATGTATTTCTTGACGAGACCGCCCCCCAATGGCAAGCACTCATGAATGACAAGCAGGAAGATAGCCAGGAGTAA
- a CDS encoding sigma 54-interacting transcriptional regulator yields the protein MDTTTHCKSVEQKKSLQQDANSMTDAKIMIVEDNISDAAHLEKCLKNLGYTVCAAVSCGHQAITKAADTHPDLALVNLCLEGEITGSEVAEQMGSRFDVPVLYLTDKAQEDLLLQVQTTNSFGYVMRPFKEGQLHLNIQTALAMHERENRHKETEVRLKQTINKLEDVTRLMEAVFNSMHEGVVALDENGTFMFHNSSAGRIAGDHPEPVEADIYKWAEMYGIFKPNGELFGPLDDDSPLGIALKGGTADEVEVFLRNEFKPEGVHVRVSSRPLLRETGVLKGAVLVFRDITKEIEAEQMKAELLRLRTELETASLFPSLIGTSSVMQDIYKLIQQAAESDITVFISGESGTGKELVANSLHANSLRKDEPFVALDCAAIPETLIESELFGHEQGAFTGATTQRIGAFERANGGTLFLDEIGDMPYILQGKLLRVLQEREIQRIGGTTPIPIDIRVITATNKDLERAVRDGMFRQDLFYRIAAFPITIPPLRDRHEDIPLLARHFLEKYTAQAGKSISDISTLALRLLLQYNWPGNVRELENAIARAVLLETTGVLQADNLPSQLSPVVALGRDLSTPQAILPLTEIERQALIHALEATDNNITQTAQALGISRVTLYRKLKQYNIVRD from the coding sequence GTGGATACCACAACGCACTGTAAAAGTGTAGAACAAAAAAAATCACTCCAACAGGATGCGAATAGTATGACCGACGCAAAGATAATGATTGTCGAAGACAATATCTCCGATGCCGCACACCTCGAAAAATGCCTGAAGAATTTGGGATACACAGTGTGCGCCGCGGTTTCGTGCGGACATCAAGCCATTACAAAAGCCGCGGATACGCATCCCGACCTGGCCCTGGTCAATCTCTGTCTCGAAGGGGAGATCACCGGCTCAGAAGTAGCCGAGCAGATGGGCAGCCGGTTCGACGTTCCCGTGTTATATCTCACTGACAAAGCCCAGGAAGATCTGTTGCTACAGGTACAGACGACCAACTCCTTCGGCTATGTGATGAGACCTTTCAAGGAGGGTCAACTGCACCTGAACATCCAAACCGCCCTTGCGATGCACGAGAGGGAAAACAGGCACAAAGAGACAGAGGTCAGATTGAAACAAACAATCAACAAATTGGAAGATGTCACCCGCCTCATGGAAGCGGTATTTAATAGCATGCATGAGGGTGTGGTTGCGCTTGATGAAAACGGGACATTCATGTTTCACAATTCAAGCGCAGGGCGGATCGCCGGTGACCATCCGGAGCCGGTAGAAGCAGATATCTACAAATGGGCCGAAATGTACGGTATTTTCAAGCCCAATGGAGAACTGTTTGGTCCATTGGATGATGATAGTCCGCTTGGCATTGCCTTGAAAGGCGGAACAGCGGACGAGGTCGAGGTATTCTTACGCAACGAATTTAAGCCGGAAGGCGTTCACGTCAGGGTTAGCAGCAGACCTCTTTTGAGAGAAACAGGTGTTTTGAAGGGGGCCGTGCTCGTCTTCCGCGACATCACCAAGGAGATAGAGGCCGAGCAGATGAAGGCCGAGTTGCTGCGCTTGCGAACCGAGTTGGAGACGGCCAGTTTATTTCCCAGCCTGATCGGCACCAGTTCCGTAATGCAGGATATATACAAGCTGATTCAGCAGGCCGCCGAAAGCGATATCACGGTGTTCATTAGCGGTGAGAGCGGCACAGGCAAGGAATTGGTAGCCAACTCATTGCACGCCAACAGCCTGCGCAAGGATGAGCCGTTCGTGGCCCTCGATTGCGCCGCCATTCCCGAAACACTCATCGAAAGCGAGTTGTTCGGACATGAACAAGGGGCTTTCACGGGAGCGACGACGCAGAGAATCGGGGCCTTCGAGCGCGCCAATGGCGGCACGCTCTTTCTCGACGAGATCGGCGACATGCCATATATCCTGCAAGGCAAGCTATTGCGCGTTTTGCAGGAGCGAGAAATCCAGCGGATTGGAGGGACAACTCCCATTCCCATTGACATCCGCGTGATAACAGCGACCAACAAGGACCTGGAGCGTGCAGTAAGAGATGGCATGTTTCGCCAGGATCTGTTCTATCGCATCGCTGCCTTCCCCATCACGATTCCACCGCTGAGAGATCGGCATGAAGATATTCCCCTACTGGCCAGGCATTTTCTCGAGAAATACACAGCCCAGGCTGGCAAATCCATAAGCGACATTTCCACCCTTGCCCTGCGCCTGTTGCTGCAGTACAATTGGCCGGGCAATGTGCGCGAACTGGAAAACGCGATAGCGCGCGCCGTGCTGTTGGAGACGACCGGGGTGCTGCAAGCAGATAATCTGCCGTCTCAGCTATCGCCGGTCGTGGCTTTGGGAAGAGACCTCTCGACACCACAGGCGATCCTGCCACTGACCGAGATCGAGCGACAGGCCCTGATCCACGCACTCGAGGCCACGGACAACAACATTACTCAGACAGCCCAGGCACTGGGTATTAGTCGAGTGACCCTGTACCGAAAGTTAAAGCAATACAACATCGTCAGAGATTGA